The DNA region tttattgagcACCAGTCTATGCTAGAAAATCTCCTTTTAATGGTATGAAATTGTTTATTAGGTGGATGAGGCTGCGTTTGAAACAGATGAAGAGAGAGCTTTATGGAGCACTTTCATGTCCACAAAAAGCAAAATTTATCCTGGTACATGGTCTTTCTTCATAAAATGATCGCTCTCATGGAATTGAGATCGCTTTTTCCCATGGGACATGCTTCGTTTTGGGTTTGAAATATTTTGCAATTTACATTGATTTGTATTAGTGAACTATGGCATCTATTAAACTGACCTTGAGATAAACACATCCATCTTACAGGCATTGAGATTGATGAGTTTGTTGAGATATCCTCAGAGCTACTACAGCCGCTTGAGGATTTCTTCAATAATGTTTTTGTCATGGTGGTATGTTTTCTACAGgactcaattatttttatcattaatgtcTATATTCGTTGTTGGAAATTACATTTGagatttttatcattaatctCCATGCTCTCGTCCTGCCTGACCTTAAGCCATAGTGTTAGTCTACCCATGAAATGTGCAGATTATCCATGCTTTCATTGCTTTgcaaattactttttataacaACTCTCTCTCGCTTATAATTGCTATTAATGGGTCCCAATATTGTGTAACATGACTTTTGTCTGCACGCAGGAAGATGAAAGAATCAGGAAGAACAGGCTTGCTCTGCTTAATAAAATTGCAGACCTGCCTAGAGGCATAGCAGATCTTTCAGTTTTACCAGGATTTTAGAATTTGCCAACAATTCATTATGTGATCATtaggagaaaaggaaaaggtgaGATGAGAAGAAAAGATGATTTGGAGTAGAGGATGTTTTTGGGATCGGCGTGTGCATAAAACCTCATTATATCGAGGCATGTAAAAATTTTGATACGTTTTTGCTGGTTGCAatggtttaaattattttaatataataatatatgagaAATAATTATTCATCCTGGTTGATTTATATGCTCATGATATTAGGCATATGAACATTATACCTGGTGCCACTGAATGCATCTGTATGTAAAGGGTGTGCATCTGTATGTAAAGGGTGTTCAAGTGGGAGTTGGAAGTtatagttgctttttaaataatttttcatattaaaatttatgttaatgatattttattattattatttttaaaaaaattatttttgatatcatcatatcaaaataatttaaaaatactaaaaatatattaatttaaaattaataaaataaaataaaataaaatttattttttaaaaaagcgaatgtagaaacaaataaataaaattttataatttttaaaataaatccttTTTGAAGTCTCTGTATTTGATCCCAAACTATTTGGGATCGAAACTAGATTTAGTTGAGTATTAAGTTTGATATTTTGCAAATTGTTCTGTCAAGATCATACCTCTTGCATTTAAATATAAGCTTCGGTAAGAATTGCTAGAGCTCAAAAGAGGTTGTGTAGCATGGGAcctgaaaaattgaaaatgcagtGCTAGGCTAGCTGTTCTAACCAGAGAAATGCGATGAATTTCATTATGGACAGTAGAAttgaaaaaatctaagaaaatttCTAGGTTAAGCAAGTGAAACAACCCATTCGAATAATGAGGTCTTGTCAGTCAATCGAATAATAACCTCTTAATTTCCATGAGCCCTAGATATTTACAGATGGCCAGTTCAATTCTAGATTGAACGACAACCCGCTGTTTGCTTGTGCTTTAATATCGTTTTTTTACCTTACCTGAACAGGTCGTTTAGTTTTGCACTAGCCCATTGCCGCCGCGGGTTGGcagcaatattaaaaaaaaaaaaattaaaaaaaaaagttataatttgcTGATGagtcttctaaaaaaaaattctaattatgaATTGAAAGTCACctgcatattaaaatgatattttaatttaatattaagataaaaatacattaaaactatATAGATTAATTCATGTTAATTTGTGAAATTCacacatataattttaaataaaaacttgaaaagttAATTCCGTAATTAATATAGTGTTGAAagtctaaattaataaaaacaaaaaaaagcactcAGTTAAAATAAACCTGAGTGAAATCgattcaatcaatcaaatttgTGACATAAATCATtcatataattgaattcaataaaaaaaatttttaaaatttattttttatttaattatacaataataaaacatatatgatttattttttttcatacaatattaatacttaaaataactattataaaaACTTTCTTAAATAAAACTCGTTGACATAATTTTCAACTACTTTAGTTTTGGGATAGGTGTTAATGAAGAACTCTCCTTGATACACAGGAATTCAAccgctctctttctctccttaaACAAAATGgggattgaaaaaaatgaagatttatattaaaattaaattttcaacaaatagAGAAACCGATAATCTCTTAACTAAAAAAGAAAGgggttaaaataaattttttggatgaattttaaaaatattatttattttactcgTTTCGTTATACTTTAATGACATGCCTTTCAATCTAACtggttctttttaaaaaagagcaaGTAGATATTAAATTTTGCACAGAAGGGGTGCtattgtgagaaaaaaaaagttcaatgacctaactatttttttttaaaaaatactgttCAAATCCAAATCCATAGTGATACGTTAGAAAACAAAGTAAGTAcagagtatttaaaaaaaaaaaaaaaaaaacacctcacaacttattatttttataatattctgCTTTCGGGTTACATTCCAATTGGTAAGAGCATGCCTTCTTAACTACAAttgatttttaacaattttgttatttttcgaCCAAATTATCAATAACGTAGACTAGTAGTCCTAGATACAAGATCTAGCCTAAAAGATTAATTcagaattaataaaagaaatcagtttttttttcatagtttgttttttttaaaaaaagcctgaaaatatacatatatttttttaaaatcaaaactcagAGTAACTTACTTATTTGCTAGTCAATCTGACATTGGCTTTGTACCGAATCATAACAGTCAGGTCATATAAACCACATCCAAACCTACGATAATGATAATCATGGAAGGCAAACAGCCAAATAAAAAAGCTGAAGAAGTGTAAAAAAGGACGTGGTAATTATTTATTACATTAACTGTAAGCGAAACCTGAGAATGACCGGTCATTCTAATCCCACGTgtcaaaacaaatcaatcatCCGTTACatacaaaagaataaatttacTCTGAGGGAGCGGAGACCTGAAAGTCAAGGAGAAAAATCATTAAGCTATAAACTACAGTCAATTAAATGTATGTGAGtgtctctctctatatatatttttattaattaaaataaacttatttatttatttttaacaatacattttttttttaatttgtgaacAAAATCCTATCTCTACTACCAGCAAAAACAGGGTGCGAAGACACCATCCTTGGCTTGATTCTGAAAAACGACAAGTCCACAACTTGATAAACCTATAGAATAAAGAAACCTCACTCTCACTAGCAGTGGTCGGTCACTCCACCCTTTCTTATCTCGAAAATGGCATAGCcgtaaatatattcaataaccAGCACCTAAAGAGAAACGCTCCCTCTTTAATATCAACGAcagaataaaaatagaaaaagaaaatcagtaCACTACTCTAAACAGCAGCAGCAAGTCTCTAACAACATTAACATCTCATAGTAggtctccctctctctctcgctgTATCTCTTGCGGctagggtttttcttttcttttctctctctctctaactttATTGAGTTCTTTATTCTTACAGATCTAGATTCATGATAAAACAAGAAACGATAAATATGGAGGTCTTGTTACCTTAGGGTTTCGTGGAGGTGTTTTTTGTGGCGTGTTAGTTTGATTGTTGCTGAGGTTTTTGTTTATCGGAAATGGCGACGATCAATCCTTTTGATTTATTGGTTGATGACGCCGAGGATCCATCTCTCATCGCTGCTCTAAAGCCGGTGGTTTCTCCTCCCGCCGCAGCGGCTACTAAGAAAGGTCCAGCTCAGACTCAACCTAAACCCGCTCCTGCTGCTAAGCTCCCTTCCAAGCCTCTTCCTCCTTCACAGGCTGGTCAGTTATTATTATCTCTGTTCATCTTGTTGTTTGTGTGTggatttagtgttttttttgtgtgaaaatttgtgattttttaattatcgtgaagaattttttatttgttatttttgtagAATGAGCAAAATTAATGTATAAGAAATGTATGCTTGATGACTATCTTCgcatgttttcattttttgtggCCATGTGGTTTCAAAATATGGTGTCTACGTATCCGTGTGTGTGTGAATGTGCTAATTTTTGTCTGTTTATATTTATGTAGTGAGGGAAGCGAAGACTGAAGGTGGGAGAGGAGGAGGCCGAGGCGGCGGTGGAGGAAGAGGATATGGGCGTGGTCGTGGGGGATATAATAGGGATTTCAACAACAATGAGAGTTCATTCGGTAACTCTGGAGCACCATCTGTTCAAGGTGCTGCTGAAGATGGAGATGCTGCAAAGACTTTTGAATCACGTGGATATGGTGGACCTCGTAGTGGTGGTTTCCGTGGTGGCCGTCGTGGGGGTTTTGGTAATGAAGAAGTTGGTGAAGGAGAGCGTCCTCGTCGAACTAATGAACGTTGGAGTGGGACTGGACGTGGGTgggtaattttttatgatagtttgtgtttgtttgtcatatttttatcatttataatatGCCATGTGTTCATGAATTTAAGTTGACTTCTGTATACATGTAGAAATGAGATGAAGCGTGAAGGCTTTGGTCGTGGGAACTGGGGAACTCCAACTGATGAGCTTGcccagtaagttttataaaaccAACCAACATTTTATATGTCCTTGTGTAATTTCCACTGTAAAAGTCTGTTATATTTCTGTTGTTCTTGTTGAAGAACTACATTTCAAGAATAGCTGGGCACTggtattttattgttattgttgttgttgttgttgttttagggTAACTGAGGAAGCTGTCATTGAGGGTGAGAAGAATTTGGGTGATGACAAGCCTGTGGAGGAAGCAGCAGCAGATAGGAAAAAGGAGAACCCTGCTAATGAACATGAAGAGAAAGAACCAGAGGACAAGGTGAATGCACTCTGTAGTAATTAGATGTTTTGTCTGATGTCCATATCACCAtgttgtattttgttttcttctgctTGGGGGAGAGCTTGCATGACTTTCATAGTTTCATTGTTGATATCGGAATGTATAGGATGAATGAGTAGGCATACAAATATTGACATGTTTGTTATCTGCAAGTTCTTTCCCTTATCACATTTTTCAATTTAGGCTGTTGGAAATTTTGTAATTGGTTGGACTTGATGTGACTGTTTCTGATTTATCTAGTTTGATGGTATTTCGTGATATTAATTCTGGTGTTTGGTGCGAGTGTTGGAACTTTTTTGTTTAAGAGCT from Populus alba chromosome 14, ASM523922v2, whole genome shotgun sequence includes:
- the LOC118062583 gene encoding RGG repeats nuclear RNA binding protein A is translated as MATINPFDLLVDDAEDPSLIAALKPVVSPPAAAATKKGPAQTQPKPAPAAKLPSKPLPPSQAVREAKTEGGRGGGRGGGGGRGYGRGRGGYNRDFNNNESSFGNSGAPSVQGAAEDGDAAKTFESRGYGGPRSGGFRGGRRGGFGNEEVGEGERPRRTNERWSGTGRGNEMKREGFGRGNWGTPTDELAQVTEEAVIEGEKNLGDDKPVEEAAADRKKENPANEHEEKEPEDKVMTLEEYEKVLEEKRKALQALKTEERKVDAKEFQSMQQLSNKKENNDVFIKLGSDKDKRKEAYEKDEKAKKSVSINEFLKPAEGERYYGSGSRSRGRGRGARGFGNRDGMSNVSAPSIEDPGQFPTLGGK